CAAGGAAGCAGATCTCAGGTAGCATATACATCATGAGGAAGACCCATCCATTAACCACCAAAGAAACACTAAAAAGGGGGTCATCCCACTGGCTTTGATCCACATCAGAAGGAATGTCACTCAAGAGCAACAGGCTGATCCAGGAACTCCAAATGGCTCCGGAGAAAAAGAGAGTGATACCGATGTGCATCCCATGCCTCTTCCAGCCTTTGTATGGTCCACAGGAAGTGAACATGGAGACAACAAAGGAGAAGACCATTAGGGCAATCACATAACTCAGGAGCATGACAAAGTCCTTGTTGCGCTGTTCTCTCCCCATGTTGGCCAAATCTATGCCATCTCTTTCCACTGTGAGAATGACATACTTGACAGCTATGATAATCTGAATGAAAGTGAGGCCAACAGTTCTTATCAGCATTGATAACTTGGAAAGGGGGGGCTTTCCTCTCACCAGTTTGATGAGGTTGGAGGCATGGGTCAGAAGGCAGGAGAAGCAAAGAGCAAAGAGGACCCCATAGGAGATGAAGCGTACCAGGCCAGTTTTCTTATTGAGCCGGATGATGAAAGCAAACGTgaggctgaatattcccagggTACTCAGGATGAACAGGAATTGGATGGGAATCAGGTTTTTCTTGTTTTTGTCTTTGACCATCCAACTAAGAACCACGAATGCCAGCAGGAGGATGAAGGAGGCCAGGATGCCTGCTGCAGCCAGAGTTTCTAGGCCAATGCCCCAGGCTGCACAGACATCACAGAGGAAATAGTTGTCAGGGTCAATGTTACCACAGCCTGGAGCAGGTGTCATGGTGGAAGCCATCACAAGTCCTAATTGAGGGAAGCAACATCAAGGAGGGGAACAACAGAACTGTGATAAAACCACTCACTCTTCTGCCTTGCTTTTGCTACAGAAAATCTTTGggcaaattattttttctttactCCCTCAATATACCATCATCATTCCAGTAAAAAATGGTCCCTAACTGCTTGCTGGTTGGGAAAGAAAACCTTTTAATGATGCCCCAAATTGTTTCCAAATGCGGTGGTCCTGGTTTCCCATAAAAATTGTATTGTATTCACctcgaatcacagaatcatagagttgtaaggtacctccagggtcatctggtccaaccccctgcagaatgcaggaaattctcaactacctgcccacccacagtgaccccaattccatgtccagataattccctccacccccccccctcccagaatccctagtcagtctggtctggaggataTTTGCCTTCTGAACCCAAAATGGTgacttccctgggcatgcaagaaagggccacaagagtcaagctcagtcacaatcccttctgcccacccacttacaatctgcctaagttcacagaatcagcatgtctgtcagacggctatctagcctctgcttaagaagaagatgaacccacaacctcccaaaCAAGTCCGTTCTACTGAAGACtcgctttgtcaggaacttcttctggatattaaactgaaaattctttggaatgaatttcatcccattggtcctgttCCAACCCTCagagacaacagaaaacaacttgaagatggctatcatatcacctctcagtgatcttctctccaggctaaacagatgaagctccctcaacctttcttcatatgtcttggtctctaaacctctcaccatttttgttgctctcctctgtactcgctcgtttgtctacatccttcttcaattgtgatgccaaaactgaacacagtattctaggtgaggtcttaccagagaaGAGTAAAATGGTACATCACCTTACATTCTATTATGGAAATTTTCTTGTCGAAGTCATGCCCCATTCTCCCTTCCTTGGACCACTCAGAGTTTCATGTACTTGTCATAGCCCTCACCCTTAAGTACCTCTTTATGATAACCTAGGCCATTGTAGTCTGCAGAGATATGGCTCAGGGGTTGAACACATGCTTTGAATTGGATTCAGCCTAAATTAGGATTTTCTGCTAATTTCCCCTTCCTGTTGCAGTCCCCCCTCTCATAAAGGTGATGGCTCAGGGTACACATACCTAACCCACCTGTACCACATCTAAGCAGAAAAACCCTCTGCCATTGGTGAAATTTATATTACTTACCTTTGCTGGGATTGTGACTGGAGAATTAAAAATTCTTGTAGCTCCTAAACAGGCAGGAAGAGACTAATCTCGACACCACTTGATCATGCCTATTCTGACAGATGCTGAGCCTGCCTCAACAGCACTTAGAGGTAGGAAAGATCCACAGAAGCATTAATGTTATTTTTACTTTCTCCTTGAACAACCGGGGCTTCCAGGGCAGCTAAAACTTCAGAAAGTTACGCCTATTCTGGTTCCACCACCAGCTTGGTCATTGataattaattttcttttttagcaTATCACCCAACCTTTTTGTTTGCatgtgatatttttatttattcttgtaaCACCACCCTTCAGCAGTTTGCCAAATGCATTTTGTTAACTATTATTTAATGAGCTATTAAGGCTATGAAAATCTTCCTAATGTGGGTGCTGCACTCATGATTGACTGGATTGTGTCCATCATAAAATGTGATTAAAGTAAATAAAAGAGCAGTAATTTTTTTTCACCATTTGCAATAGAACTGCTCTGGTCAATTTCTCATGGGTGGGCAGTAATGTAGATGGCACCATGTGAAGGGGGAATCCTGTATCTGATGGAAGAAAAACTGTGGGGTAGCATTTTGTTCAATATCTGTACACTTAGTCTTGTTTCATGCCTGGCGAATAggaaggccagcctccaggtgggacctgaggattccctggaaagacagcccatctccagtctacagcaatcagttcccctgaagaaaatggatgctctgaagggtggactctaagatattgcaccccactgaggtccctgtctcccccaaggctccatccccagatctctaggAGTTCCCTGAATTTGGCCACCCTACTCCTCCCTCACCTACCAGTGGCCCTGGGAGACCTGGTGACCCTCCTGCGGTACATATGAAAAGATACCCGCTAAGGTATTAAGATAATTTGAGACTTTAAATGGTTAAACCAGCAATTTACATTTAACACAGAACAGCAAAGATTGATGTTATGTGAGCTCTGAGACTAGCTCCATAGGGAAGCCAAGCATGTTCTGAAATACAGTTGGGTATCACCAATATACTGAACACTGTTGAAATTTCCAAACTGTATTCAAGAGCAGCTTGATGTACAGCCTATTACAAGACATTAGCAGAGTGACCATGGCTACATctccccagaagtggcagcagATGGCATATCAGTCAAATTGGAACAAAGCATCCAACAGAACTGGATCAAAAAGGTCTCTGTTCCTACAGGTTCTGATCACCCCAACGGGTATGTGATTGCCAGCAGGAAGACAAAAACTCCAATCTGTTGCTGGCACAAATTAAGTGGTTTGTTGGAAGGAACTACTGCACAATCCCTTACAAAcgcaaaatgcaaattgaattagATGCATGATACATGAATACACGGGAGGAAACATGGGTAGAAACACCAGAAAAGATGTATATGGTTACAGCAAATAATATGTGATACATGAACAGGCAATGCAGAAGTATAAATGGGGAAGGGTAGAAACATAATACAAGGGGGGTATAACATAAGTATAAGCAATTAGCACAGTTCTAAATCAGGCATGGCACATatacctgaaaaaggttgcaaaTGTGACAGCAAGCTCAATGCATTTCAGCCAGTCTGGCTATTAAAAACCTACTTGCCACCCTACTACCCTTCAGCCCTTTAACTTATAGCTCCTGTTCCTAGCAAGCAAGCTAGTGCAGTTTCATAGCCAAGGATACACTAAAGTGGAAGAGACAGGGCCCTCACAGGACAATGGGTGTCTCAACCCTCTGGCactgcctttctcatcttttcaccattgagaaatctctgaaacatttctcaggcttcaagaaaccccagaagtggtgcaatcatgcaaaatatggttgggaaacataactgGGGGGCCCTCCTCTTTCCAGCCCATTACTGGCCATGTTggggggaggcacaggtcaacatgactatatatggtcataccacctgataactgtttaacaatttttaaaaataaatttaaaattagttaacacccacttattcaggaaacccttccagggccatcaagaaaccccagggattaatgaagccctggttgaaaaTGCCTGCTCTGGCTTCTGAAATTTacagggagaggagggcagggtaAAGCCAGGACTCCTGAGGTCTCAAGACGCAGCATCCTCAAAGCAGGTAAGCCCTAAACAGAAAGGGCTGCTATTCCACCCATACACCTGTGCCCTGGACTTTTCTACATTTCCCCTGGGATTGAGTGACACCCACCTGGCATCCCACTCCTCAGAGGAGACAGAGGCATTGCTTTCATTTCCCCCTCATGaattccctcactggcagtcttcaagcaaaggttggatgcacacttttcttggatgctttaggatggttagggctgatcctgcattgagcagggggttggactatatggcctgtatggccccttccaactctatgattctatgattctatgattctatgaattgtttgCTCTGGTGCCCAGGATCCAGGAAAATCCCATCATCACAACATCTTCTAGAAAACCAAAACAATATCCCACTGAAGGCATGTCTCATTCATCCATCTGCTTGTTCGTCAGAGTTGCAAGTATGCACTTGTGTCCTGGGGAATTCGTGCTTCAACAATTACATGCATTTAGGAGTACCAGACTGTGCCCCTGTAttgcccaggcaggcaggcagcagcagggaggagggTCCTCCTTCTGTGTGGAACCCAATCCTATGCAGTTTGCTTGCCTGTGGGTCCTAGAGGCTTTCTCTTTGCATCTCAGTAATGGTTTGTCTTCACTCAGTTGGTAGAAGCCCAGAAACCCATGCTTCTCCTCACCAATAACATGTAAAGTTAAGCACAGATGGTTGACTTCTGTTGTAAAAATCTATTTGGATAAGCTTCTCCACCTAACAAAAGTTTTATCTTCATATTAAATGGCTGTTCTTGAGTATTCATAGCTATTTGCAGATAATGTTCCTCGTGGAATGCAAGGTCCAATGCTGTGTTGTTGTCCTCTCGGCAAAACCTACTTCTGATGGCAAATGGCACAGAAACAGGGTCTGAAATCCATTTTCTTTAAAGACAGCATGTGTACCTGGGCCAATCCACAGCCAAACACGTACAGGATTATCAACTCCCCCCTAGAGCAAGAAGTTAAGCTCCTTTTGGCGAACTTTTACCAGAGATGACCCATGACTGACTGAGCAAATTGTAACTGCATCCTCATGTGCAAGCCCCTGAAACTCTTTCCAAACAATTGGAATAGAGGAGAGTCTGGACACTCCTGCTGTAGACTCTCTGATCCTACAGTAGAATCTGGGTTGGAATGAATCAGAGCATTTTTATCAGCAAAGCACTTGGCAAAACTGTTTCTGTATGCTACCGAGAGTTCTCATGGGTGCAATGTTGACGTGGTTTTCCTTTTATCATTCAGAAAAAGGTGCACTGGATAATAATGTGCAGACATAATATGgcaagagaaaaataaatctCTCCAGCACCATTAGCATGACAAAATAAGCCTTGAAATGAGCTCTGAGTTGCTTTTGATCACATCTGTCTTGAGTTTTCCATCACGTACTCTAGCTGACTTTTCTGCTCTTTTCTTTTTAGTAAATTCTGAGTAAACCAAGGAAAAGCTTGAGCTCTGGTTAGCCAGCTGCCTTGGCAGTATTGTATCAAATGTCTGAGTGAGTTCCCTATTCCCCGAGGGCTTCAACAGGATTATAAAGGCATCAGGTAGTCTAGAAACCATATGGATTCATTACCTTTGGAGCTACCAATCCTAATAGATCCACCACATCTGTTGCGATTAAATGGAACTGTAAACCCATCCTTAACCAGGCAGTAAACTTAGCATAGTAAAGTATTTACCAAAATATTCATTCCCAATGTAGAAACTAGACCTAATATGCAACTTGCCGATGCATTAAACTTTTGAAAACTCCTGGGACAGATCTACGTAGCCATGAAATTGTGAAACAACCTGTTTATgaggccttgatctggaaactgaaaCTCCCCCGAGCTAATAAGACTGAGAATCTTTAATATCACATTTATCTCTATCAAGCTGCTTGTTAGGATTCATACCAGCTGAAACTCAGTCTAGGCTGCATACATTCAAAATGGGCCATATCTCGAACTAGGTATTTGGTAAGGAAGAGGGAAGCCTTAAGAACCCCAtctcccagcccaaagctcccaTTCTCGCTCATCTGCCTGGAAGCCACTGAATCCAATCAGGAACCTAATTAGGTCCTGCCTAATCCACTTAGATCTCCATAATATACATAGACACATTTAACAAACTGAAAcaagaaggggagaaatcagcttTATGCTTATGTGCATGAATCATTGCTACATAAACATTGCCCTCAATACTTTTCACAGCTACATTTGGTGATTTTTTAATAACTGCAATAATTCAATCATAATTTTTGCATTAATCCTTGATGTGTGGCCTCTGTTGACCATTTAATAATACTATGGTAAGTAACTTTACACTTGGGTGGGGGATTGACTCCCCATTACAGGTTGCATTAAAAAGTGCTTCCTTGACCACACTTGTCA
Above is a window of Paroedura picta isolate Pp20150507F chromosome 5, Ppicta_v3.0, whole genome shotgun sequence DNA encoding:
- the LOC143838225 gene encoding retinoic acid-induced protein 3-like, which produces MASTMTPAPGCGNIDPDNYFLCDVCAAWGIGLETLAAAGILASFILLLAFVVLSWMVKDKNKKNLIPIQFLFILSTLGIFSLTFAFIIRLNKKTGLVRFISYGVLFALCFSCLLTHASNLIKLVRGKPPLSKLSMLIRTVGLTFIQIIIAVKYVILTVERDGIDLANMGREQRNKDFVMLLSYVIALMVFSFVVSMFTSCGPYKGWKRHGMHIGITLFFSGAIWSSWISLLLLSDIPSDVDQSQWDDPLFSVSLVVNGWVFLMMYMLPEICFLALPHQPTDYPPEETHWKSTARQQSAEAGNTQAPDKDGAEEDVLFPQNGTGFQPKNPETKPYFSVSWAMSHPAYRQEMMVYREVKRQAKGTHTPI